The following are encoded in a window of Sphingobium sp. AP49 genomic DNA:
- a CDS encoding histidine phosphatase family protein yields the protein MMGMPLHLLRHGAPETPGLLLGRTDSAPTRAGIDACLAQVVGLEFEMIVTSDLQRARQAATAIGQRAGLPVWVDPRWRELDFGIWDGLAPADVDAEALARFWQDPDGFAPPGSEGWTALLGRIADAVEDLPRVPTLVLTHGGAMRAALAHLCGFSVQQSWSFGLPYAALLSLERWTGEPSFARITGLRP from the coding sequence ATGATGGGCATGCCGCTCCATCTGCTGCGGCATGGCGCACCCGAAACGCCCGGCCTGTTGCTGGGGCGGACCGACAGCGCGCCGACCCGGGCGGGTATCGACGCCTGTCTGGCGCAGGTGGTGGGACTGGAGTTCGAGATGATCGTGACGTCCGACCTGCAGCGGGCGCGCCAGGCGGCGACCGCGATCGGGCAGCGGGCCGGGCTGCCGGTATGGGTCGATCCGCGTTGGCGCGAGCTGGACTTCGGCATCTGGGACGGCCTGGCCCCGGCCGATGTCGATGCCGAAGCGCTGGCGCGTTTCTGGCAGGATCCGGACGGTTTTGCGCCGCCGGGCAGCGAGGGCTGGACGGCGCTGCTGGGGCGGATTGCCGATGCTGTCGAGGATCTGCCGCGCGTGCCCACTTTGGTGCTGACCCATGGCGGGGCGATGCGGGCGGCGCTGGCGCATCTGTGCGGGTTCAGCGTGCAGCAGAGCTGGAGCTTCGGCTTGCCCTATGCCGCGCTGCTGTCGCTGGAGCGCTGGACCGGGGAACCGTCATTTGCCCGCATCACCGGGCTGCGCCCATGA
- a CDS encoding adenosylcobinamide-GDP ribazoletransferase, which produces MKGLILAIQFLTRLPMPKVTANETEFARSIRWFPVVGAMVGLCVMFAVNLGVRIDPWIGALAGLLCWVGVTGALHLDGLGDIADACGAVHKGRERLLAVLADPHVGSFAVVAIGLQLIAKLLLLHALVERGMMLPLLLMPFAARIGPLLWARMLPALHAGLGARFADAAKTIHIALWISLLIIAAWWLPALLAAPLLMLVWGLWLKRRLGGISGDGHGAGIELVESGLLFVALIAGGTA; this is translated from the coding sequence ATGAAGGGACTGATCCTTGCCATCCAGTTCCTCACCCGCCTGCCGATGCCAAAAGTGACAGCGAACGAGACAGAGTTCGCACGGTCCATCCGGTGGTTTCCGGTCGTCGGCGCCATGGTCGGTCTATGTGTCATGTTCGCTGTCAATCTTGGCGTGCGCATCGATCCTTGGATCGGGGCGCTCGCCGGGCTGCTCTGCTGGGTCGGCGTGACCGGGGCGCTGCATCTCGACGGACTGGGTGACATCGCCGATGCCTGCGGCGCTGTGCATAAAGGGCGGGAGCGGTTGTTGGCGGTACTCGCCGACCCGCATGTCGGCAGTTTCGCTGTGGTGGCGATCGGCCTGCAACTGATCGCCAAGCTGCTGCTACTCCATGCGCTGGTCGAGCGGGGCATGATGTTGCCGCTGCTGCTCATGCCCTTTGCCGCGCGGATCGGGCCGCTGCTGTGGGCGCGGATGCTGCCGGCACTGCATGCCGGGCTGGGCGCGCGCTTTGCCGATGCCGCCAAAACTATCCACATCGCCCTGTGGATAAGTCTGTTGATAATCGCGGCCTGGTGGTTGCCGGCCCTGCTCGCAGCGCCGCTGTTGATGCTGGTCTGGGGATTGTGGCTGAAGCGCAGGCTGGGCGGCATTTCCGGCGATGGCCATGGGGCAGGCATCGAACTGGTTGAAAGCGGCCTGCTTTTCGTCGCCCTGATCGCCGGTGGCACGGCATGA
- the cobD gene encoding threonine-phosphate decarboxylase CobD — protein sequence MTMRWTWHGGGVAAARAHFGGAPESWLDLSTGINPHAWPGASEQAIDWRALPDEQGLRALEQAAADHFGVAADHVCALPGTEVGLRLVGTLLDGSVRHASPAYRTHGAMVQGAAPVDLDHLGDADGQTLILANPNNPDGRLHGLADLVALLDRRGPDGWLVVDEAFADCHPASSLGPFIADDRRLMLLRSFGKFFGLAGLRLGFLVAPRAVIARVRDRLGAWPVSAAAIAIGTAAYRDSGWIGAMRDQLGHEAQALDALLMRCSHQPMGQSPLFRLIDTPDAMALFERLAGQAILTRPFEAQPRWLRIGLPSDAAGLSRLEQALRHG from the coding sequence ATGACGATGCGCTGGACCTGGCATGGCGGCGGCGTCGCGGCGGCGCGCGCGCATTTTGGCGGTGCACCGGAAAGCTGGCTCGACTTATCCACAGGCATCAACCCTCATGCCTGGCCGGGGGCAAGCGAGCAGGCGATCGACTGGCGCGCCTTGCCCGACGAGCAAGGGCTGCGCGCGCTCGAACAGGCGGCGGCCGACCATTTCGGCGTCGCTGCCGATCATGTCTGCGCGCTGCCGGGGACGGAGGTGGGCCTGCGCCTCGTCGGCACATTGCTCGACGGTTCGGTCCGCCATGCCAGCCCCGCCTATCGCACCCATGGCGCGATGGTGCAGGGCGCGGCGCCGGTCGATCTTGACCATCTGGGCGACGCGGACGGGCAGACGCTGATCCTTGCCAATCCGAATAACCCCGACGGGCGTCTTCATGGCCTGGCCGATCTTGTGGCCCTGCTCGACCGGCGCGGGCCGGACGGCTGGCTGGTGGTGGACGAGGCCTTTGCCGATTGTCACCCGGCTAGCAGCCTGGGGCCGTTCATTGCCGATGATCGCCGGCTGATGCTGCTGCGCTCCTTCGGCAAGTTTTTCGGGCTTGCCGGCCTGCGCCTGGGCTTTCTGGTGGCGCCGCGTGCGGTCATTGCGCGGGTGCGGGACCGGCTCGGCGCCTGGCCGGTGTCGGCGGCTGCCATTGCCATCGGCACGGCCGCCTATCGTGATAGTGGCTGGATAGGGGCGATGCGCGACCAACTCGGCCACGAGGCGCAGGCGCTCGATGCGCTGCTGATGCGCTGCAGCCATCAGCCCATGGGCCAAAGCCCGCTCTTCCGCCTGATCGACACGCCCGATGCCATGGCCCTGTTCGAGCGGTTGGCGGGGCAGGCGATCCTGACCCGGCCGTTCGAGGCCCAGCCGCGCTGGCTACGCATCGGTCTGCCATCGGATGCGGCGGGCCTTTCTCGGCTGGAACAGGCGCTGCGCCATGGCTGA
- the cbiB gene encoding adenosylcobinamide-phosphate synthase CbiB produces the protein MADPVALLALALDAVVGWPAALYRRVGHPVGGFARLIDHCAARWNDPAHSALARKMGGIATVLVLLLVSGGDGWLVQHLLRLWLPEPWSWILIGLLAYPALALRSLYSHVHAVHRALAADDLPAARQAVGMIVGRDTASLDAGGVTRAAIESLAESFCDGVVAPFFWLLLFGLPGVWAYKAVNTADSMIGHREAPWGPFGWAAARADDLMNLIPARLAGCLLCLAGGGGWRVMWRDARNHASPNAGWPEAAMAGALDLRLAGPIRYDGVAHDKPWIGSGRIDADPLDLRWALAIYGQACLLLWLVAGLQALFAGDMI, from the coding sequence ATGGCTGATCCTGTTGCGTTGCTGGCGCTCGCGCTGGATGCGGTGGTCGGCTGGCCGGCGGCGCTCTATCGCCGGGTTGGTCATCCTGTCGGCGGCTTTGCGCGGCTCATCGATCATTGTGCTGCGCGCTGGAATGATCCGGCGCATAGCGCTCTCGCCCGGAAAATGGGCGGAATAGCGACGGTATTGGTCCTGCTGCTGGTGTCAGGCGGTGACGGATGGCTGGTCCAGCATCTGCTGCGCCTATGGTTGCCGGAGCCCTGGAGCTGGATACTGATCGGCCTGCTGGCCTATCCGGCGTTGGCGCTGCGCAGCCTGTACAGCCATGTCCATGCGGTCCATCGCGCGCTGGCGGCTGATGATCTGCCGGCCGCGCGGCAGGCGGTCGGCATGATCGTCGGGCGCGACACCGCCAGCCTGGATGCGGGCGGCGTGACTCGCGCCGCGATCGAGAGCCTGGCGGAAAGCTTCTGCGACGGTGTCGTCGCCCCCTTCTTCTGGCTGCTCTTGTTCGGCCTGCCGGGTGTGTGGGCCTATAAGGCGGTCAACACCGCCGACAGCATGATCGGCCATCGCGAGGCGCCCTGGGGGCCGTTCGGCTGGGCGGCGGCACGGGCTGACGACCTGATGAACCTAATTCCCGCCCGGCTGGCCGGCTGCCTGCTCTGTCTGGCCGGGGGTGGCGGCTGGCGGGTGATGTGGCGCGACGCGCGCAACCATGCCTCGCCCAATGCCGGCTGGCCCGAAGCGGCGATGGCGGGCGCGCTCGACCTGCGGCTGGCCGGACCGATCCGCTATGATGGTGTAGCGCATGACAAGCCCTGGATCGGCAGCGGGCGGATCGATGCCGATCCGCTCGACCTGCGTTGGGCGCTGGCCATTTATGGCCAGGCCTGTTTGCTGCTCTGGCTGGTGGCGGGGCTGCAGGCGCTGTTTGCGGGAGACATGATATGA
- the cobU gene encoding bifunctional adenosylcobinamide kinase/adenosylcobinamide-phosphate guanylyltransferase — MTSSLLVLGGARSGKSRHAQAAAEAVPGARRFIATAEIWDAEMADRIARHRADRGPEWEVVEAPIDLPGAIAAARSKTVLVDCLTLWASNLLLAEKDGEAAADALCAAILDHDGAIILVANEVGLGIVPDNALARRFRDLAGTLNQRVAAAVDEVVFVAAGLPLTLKG; from the coding sequence ATGACAAGCAGCCTGCTGGTGCTGGGCGGCGCGCGATCGGGCAAGAGCCGCCACGCCCAGGCGGCGGCCGAAGCGGTGCCCGGCGCACGCCGCTTCATCGCCACCGCCGAGATTTGGGACGCGGAAATGGCCGACCGGATCGCCCGGCACCGGGCCGATCGCGGGCCGGAATGGGAGGTGGTGGAGGCGCCGATCGACCTGCCGGGCGCGATCGCGGCGGCGCGGAGCAAGACGGTGCTGGTCGATTGCCTGACCTTGTGGGCCAGCAACCTGCTGCTGGCGGAGAAGGATGGGGAGGCGGCGGCCGATGCGCTTTGCGCCGCGATCCTGGACCATGACGGGGCGATCATCCTGGTCGCCAACGAGGTCGGGCTGGGCATCGTGCCCGACAATGCGCTGGCGCGGCGCTTTCGCGATCTGGCGGGCACCTTGAACCAGCGGGTCGCGGCGGCGGTCGATGAAGTCGTCTTCGTCGCGGCGGGCCTGCCGCTGACGCTCAAGGGGTGA
- the dapD gene encoding 2,3,4,5-tetrahydropyridine-2,6-dicarboxylate N-succinyltransferase, giving the protein MSQDLIAIIDAAWEDRANINLSTQGEVRQAVDKALALLDKGELRVAEPTEAGWQVNQWAKKAVLLSFRLNDNVMIDNGPGAGHWWDKVPSKFAGWDEAAFRTAGFRAVPGSFARAGSHIAKNVILMPSFVNIGAFVDEGTMVDTWVTVGSCAQIGKNVHLSGGVGIGGVLEPLQADPVIIEDDCFIGARSEVVEGVRIGKGSVLSMGVFIGMSTKIVDRATGEVFIGEVPPYSVVVPGSLPGKPLPDGTPGPSLYCAVIVKRVDAQTRSKTGINELLRD; this is encoded by the coding sequence ATGAGCCAAGATCTGATCGCGATCATCGACGCCGCCTGGGAGGACCGGGCCAACATCAACCTGTCGACCCAGGGCGAAGTCCGCCAGGCGGTCGACAAGGCACTGGCCCTGCTCGACAAGGGCGAACTGCGCGTCGCCGAACCGACCGAAGCCGGCTGGCAGGTCAACCAGTGGGCGAAGAAGGCGGTGCTGCTCTCCTTCCGCCTCAACGACAATGTCATGATCGACAATGGCCCGGGCGCTGGCCACTGGTGGGACAAGGTGCCCAGCAAGTTCGCCGGCTGGGACGAGGCCGCCTTCCGCACCGCCGGTTTCCGCGCCGTGCCGGGCAGCTTCGCCCGCGCCGGCAGCCATATCGCCAAGAATGTCATCCTGATGCCCAGCTTCGTCAACATCGGCGCCTTCGTCGATGAAGGCACGATGGTCGACACCTGGGTGACGGTCGGCAGCTGCGCCCAGATCGGCAAGAATGTCCATCTGTCGGGCGGCGTCGGCATCGGCGGCGTGCTCGAACCGCTGCAGGCTGACCCGGTCATCATCGAGGATGACTGCTTCATCGGCGCGCGCTCCGAAGTCGTCGAAGGCGTGCGCATCGGCAAGGGTTCGGTGCTGTCGATGGGCGTGTTCATCGGCATGTCGACCAAGATCGTCGATCGCGCCACCGGCGAAGTCTTCATCGGCGAAGTGCCGCCCTATTCGGTCGTCGTCCCCGGCTCGCTGCCCGGCAAGCCACTGCCCGACGGCACGCCCGGCCCCAGCCTCTATTGCGCCGTGATCGTCAAGCGCGTCGACGCGCAGACCCGCAGCAAGACCGGCATCAACGAACTGCTGCGCGACTAA
- a CDS encoding pyrimidine 5'-nucleotidase, with protein MRADLAHVDTWIFDLDNTLYPAKADLFALIDVKMGEFIQGLLGCDPAEARIVQKRYFMEHGTTLSGLMHHHDIEPRAFLDYVHDISMERLTVDPALNAHIAALPGRRLIFTNGDATYAGRVLDRLGLAGAFELIHDIHACRYVPKPDPSGYAELCSVHAVDPTRAAFFEDMARNLKPAKAIGMTTIWVNNGSEAGNHDHHPDFIDFETDHLTPFLADIFGERP; from the coding sequence ATGCGCGCGGACCTGGCCCATGTCGACACCTGGATCTTCGATCTGGACAATACGCTCTATCCGGCGAAGGCGGACCTGTTCGCGCTGATCGACGTGAAGATGGGCGAATTTATCCAGGGCCTGCTGGGCTGTGATCCGGCCGAGGCGCGGATCGTCCAGAAACGCTATTTCATGGAGCATGGCACGACCCTGTCGGGGCTGATGCACCATCATGACATCGAACCGCGCGCATTTCTCGACTATGTCCATGACATTTCGATGGAGCGGCTGACGGTCGATCCCGCCCTCAACGCCCATATCGCCGCCCTGCCCGGCCGCCGGCTGATCTTCACCAATGGCGATGCGACCTATGCCGGCCGCGTGCTCGACAGGCTAGGCCTAGCCGGCGCGTTCGAGCTCATCCACGACATCCATGCCTGTCGCTATGTGCCCAAGCCCGATCCGTCGGGCTACGCGGAACTGTGCAGCGTCCACGCCGTCGACCCGACCCGCGCCGCCTTTTTCGAGGACATGGCCCGCAATCTCAAGCCCGCCAAGGCGATCGGCATGACCACCATCTGGGTCAATAACGGCTCGGAAGCAGGCAATCACGACCATCATCCCGATTTCATCGATTTTGAAACCGACCATCTGACGCCGTTCCTGGCGGATATTTTTGGGGAAAGACCATGA
- a CDS encoding TIGR00730 family Rossman fold protein, which translates to MTKKEIEERKFRPARQEADDAKKAIETPQTSSAAYKLAFQDNEFLLREDLRPVRFQLELLKPQLLMDEARIESTFVFYGSARIPEPDQVQARIDAATTPQQKKIAENLGKKARYYEEARKLARIAAQYPVNAAGCRHFVVCSGGGPSIMEAANRGAVDVGQTTIGMNIVLPHEQAPNLFVTPELSFQFHYFALRKMHFLLRARALAVFPGGFGTFDEMFELLTLIQTGKMKPIPILLFGKDFWNKVVDFEALADEGVISHADLNLLTWVETAEDAWAAVQAFYHDSETPGCG; encoded by the coding sequence ATGACCAAGAAAGAAATTGAAGAACGCAAATTCCGCCCCGCACGCCAGGAAGCGGACGACGCCAAGAAGGCGATCGAAACTCCCCAGACCAGCAGCGCCGCCTACAAGCTCGCCTTCCAGGACAATGAGTTCCTGCTGCGCGAGGATCTGCGGCCGGTGCGCTTCCAGCTCGAATTGCTGAAACCCCAGTTGCTGATGGATGAAGCCCGGATCGAATCCACCTTCGTCTTCTACGGCTCCGCCCGCATCCCCGAGCCGGACCAGGTCCAGGCGCGGATCGACGCCGCGACCACCCCGCAGCAGAAGAAGATTGCCGAAAATCTGGGCAAGAAAGCCCGCTATTATGAGGAAGCCCGCAAGCTGGCGCGGATCGCGGCGCAATATCCGGTGAATGCCGCCGGCTGCCGCCACTTCGTCGTCTGCTCAGGCGGCGGCCCCTCGATCATGGAAGCGGCCAATCGCGGCGCGGTCGATGTCGGCCAGACGACGATCGGCATGAACATCGTCCTGCCGCACGAACAGGCGCCCAATCTGTTCGTCACGCCGGAACTGAGCTTCCAGTTCCACTATTTCGCGCTGCGCAAGATGCATTTCCTGCTGCGCGCCCGTGCACTCGCCGTCTTCCCCGGCGGCTTCGGCACGTTCGACGAGATGTTCGAGCTGCTGACCCTGATCCAGACCGGCAAGATGAAGCCGATCCCGATCCTGCTGTTCGGCAAGGATTTCTGGAACAAGGTGGTGGATTTCGAGGCGCTGGCCGACGAAGGCGTGATTTCCCATGCCGATCTCAACCTGCTGACCTGGGTCGAGACCGCCGAGGATGCCTGGGCCGCGGTACAGGCCTTCTATCACGACAGCGAAACGCCCGGCTGCGGCTGA